The genomic DNA GAATGATCTTGACGAGTACCTTCACCCTGGCCATGGAAAAACAGGGACACAGGGCAGGAAGTGCAAGCGCCCTCCTCGGGATGCTGCCCCTCGTCGTCGGCGCCATCGTTTCTCCCCTCGTCGGGATCAACGAAGCTTCACCGGTTCCCATGGGAGCCATCCTGTTCACCACCGCCCTCCTAGGGGCCATCGCATTCTTCACGTTCACCAAAGAAGTACAAGAAGCATAAGGGTCTCCCTTGTGCTTCTTTTTTGATATCAGAAAATGGAAAAATATTCTCAAGATGTGATAATCAGTGATATGATGCAAGGAAAAGGAGTGTTCAACATGATTGCAACGATAAAAATAAACGATCCGTTCCAGGCACAAACCGTCTTATCCATGCAGCTCCGATCATACAAGGTAGAAGCAGGGCTGATTGGAACGGACGATATTCCCCCCTTAAAAGAAACCACCGAAGACCTGCAACAATGCGGAGAAACATTTCTTGGCTGGTTTGAAGACGGGGAACTATGCGGGGCGATTGCCTATAAAAAAGAAGAAAACGAGGTGGACATCCACCGTCTCATCGTAGATCCTGTGCACTTCCGCAAAGGCATTGCCGGAAAGTTACTGCAGGAACTGGAACGGACACATCCCCATTCTCTCTACAAAGTGGCGACAGCAGAGAAGAATCTTCCTGCCGTACGGTTTTATGAAAAATCAGGGTATGAGAAGGTCCGAACCCTCACTATCAATGATATTCTGACTCTGGTGTTCTTTGAAAAGGAGAGAAGGCTATAGCAATGAGCCATGAAGATGACTTAAAGATATGTACGTTCATCTCCTCTTCCATAAACGCTGATATAAACAGGTCTCGACCCCCATCATGGGAAGTAGGACCTGTTTTATATTAGAAAGATTGAATTTTCAGTCTTTTTACTTTATAATCAGTTTGAATCCGAGAGGGAAGCGATTTTTTTTAGGTAAAAGAGAAAGCGCTTACCCTAATCGGAGATCAGCGCAAAGAGTGGTGTCACCCTCGGCTCAATGCGGACAGAAGGGATGGGAGAAAATGAAGGCAATAAAGCCGATTTCGGCCGTCGTACTATCACTTGTGATTTCACAAAGCGCTCTTGGAGGGGTCCAGGTAGGGGCGAAACAAGGGGTGGATCCGGTACCGGAACCGCCGTCAGGCTACTTCATCGATACATATAAGAATAATGTGTCGGGCAATAAGACCCCGAGCAATCCGACGATCAGCGTCCTCTCACAGTACAACAGAATCTGGGAACCGGGGGAAA from Rossellomorea marisflavi includes the following:
- a CDS encoding GNAT family N-acetyltransferase; the protein is MIATIKINDPFQAQTVLSMQLRSYKVEAGLIGTDDIPPLKETTEDLQQCGETFLGWFEDGELCGAIAYKKEENEVDIHRLIVDPVHFRKGIAGKLLQELERTHPHSLYKVATAEKNLPAVRFYEKSGYEKVRTLTINDILTLVFFEKERRL